CTTCACCAACTAcacacaacaaatcaccattcGAGTTTCTTTATGGTCAAACCCCTGACTACTTCTCTCTTCAGGTTTTTGGTTATGCTtgctttgtctctcttcctcctcatgaACGAACAGAGCTTCAACCTTGTGCTCGTCTCtattgtttccttggttatggtgtATCTAAAAAGGGGTTTCGCTGCTATGATCTCATTTCTCATTGCCTTCGTGTCTCCTgtcatgttgagttttgggaacATCATCCTTTCACGAGTCTCCAGCAGTTTTCTGCGTCCTCTGCCTCAAAGTCTCCCATTTTTATTGATCTTTTCCTCCCTCTCTATCCtgaacttgtggaggattcttCGACATCGACTGCCTCTCCAAACGACTCATCCCTGGTTCTGTCCCCAGCATATGACCCGCCTGTCTTGGATCTTGTGGCACCACCTTCTCCAGAGTCTCCTATTGGTCCTGAACTTCGTCGTTCCACTCAGGTAAGCATTCCTCCCCCTTATCTCATTGATTATCACTGCTTTTTTGCTCTTGCCACCCTCTATGTATgaacctcacacctatcgtaAGGCTCATACTGACCCTCTTTGGCAGCAAGCTATAAACGAATAACTAGATACCCTTCATAAGAATCACACTTGGGATATAGTTGATTTTCCTCCTGGTCAATCTGTAATAGGTTGTAGGTggtttacaagatcaagaccaagGTTGATGGATCTGTTGAATGATACAAGGCTTGCCTAGTTGCCAAAGGCTTTACTCAAGAGTATGGCATTGACTATGAGGAAACATTTGCTCATGTTGCTCGCCTTACATCTGTCAGATGTCTCATTGTTGTAGCTGTTGTTCGCCGAtggcctctttatcaaatggatgtgaagaatgctTTCCTCAATGGCAACCTCCAAGAAGAAGTGTACATGCAACCACCCCCTAGCTATCCACACTCAGGTAGTCAAGTTTGTCGCCTTCGCCGTGCTCTTTATGGCTTCAAACAGGCTCCTTGAGTTTGGTTTGAAAAGTTAGCTCAGTTGTTGCTCAGCAGAGTTTCACTTCAAATCCTCATGACTCTGCTCCCTTTGTCCAAAGATCCTCTATTGGTATCACTcttattattctttatattgatgatatgattattactaAAGATGATTCTGCAGGTATCTGCTCTTTTCAGCACGTATCTGCTCTTTTCAGCACTTTAGTCAGCATTTTGGGATGAAAGATTTGGGCActctcagctattttcttgggcttaaggttacctcatcctctgatggatactatctttcccaaactaaatatGCTTCTGATCTTCTCTCCAAAGTCGGTATCACCGACAACAAGACTGTTTCCACTCCCTTGGAATACAATGCAAAACTCACACCCTTGGATGGTGAACATATATTCGATGCTACTCACTATCGTCAGTTGGTTGGTAGTCTAATCTATCTCACTATTACTTGTACGAATATTTCACATGCCGTGGGTATGGTTAGTAAGTTCATGGATGCCCCTCATTCTgtccactatgctgctgttcttcgAATTTTCCGATATGTCAAGggcacactttatcatggtctCCACTACTCCTCTTGGTCTTCTCTCAAGCTTCATCCTTATTCAGATGCAGACTAGGCAGGTGATCCGACTGATCGATGCTCTATCACAGGTTTCTATTTCCCGTTGGATACTTCTCTTGTCTCATGGCGTAGCAAGAAGCAGGATGTGATTTCCCATTCCAGTACTAAGGCTAAGTATCATGCCCTTGCCAACACCACCTGCGAGCTTGTCTGGCTTCGCTGGCTCATGGCTAACATGGATGCTCCACAACCCACTGCCACttctctttattgtgacaatcatagtgctatctacattgctcataataatgtcttccatgaacgcacCAAGCACATTGAGATTGACTGCCACATCACTTGCCAGCATCTCAAGAAAGGCAATCTCAAGTTGTTCTCTATCTCCTCTGCTAACTAGCCTGCTAATATTTTCACCAAGACTCACCCACCTGGACGTCTTTGAAatcttatatccaaactccaATTGGCTTCCTACTTGCCACctcgagtttgaggggggatgttagtGTATAACTTAGACTAGATTAGCTCATTGGGCTTAGCTCAGTATACTGTGCTTGTAGTTTACTCAtattacttgtactgcacacatatctagcctatataacgctctctattgtacattattatttACACATCAATTTACAGACTATTCAGttattctctctcactttatattGTTAACATGAAATACATTAAAGATGGGTTTACCCGATGAAATGCATTTGACCAATTTGCTACTTAATTATTTGGTTCTAGTTTATGTCGAACGTAAATATTGTGATCTTATCAGTAAAAATTTAACAATGGCCATGACCCAGCATGACATCCCCAGATTGGTGATTGCGAAAATGTTAAGCAATTACAAAGAGTCttttaacaaatttaacaataaaacaaaataatatatatatatatatatatatatataaaccgcGTAAGAAACTTTCAGCAATTAGTTCTAGGTAGATAAAATGATGCTAGTAATACGATGAAGCTAACAACTCCCAAGACCAAGACCAAGTGAATTGTGAATTGGCAAGCAAGGAAATTTTCCTCAATGATAAATACGATGAAGCTTAGAagaccaaaattaattttgaagaaCGGAATCACTCTCTTGGTATTAGTCAAACGGTCATGACAGAAAATTAGTACTTGATGATACATACCAATACCAATACTCAGCCTAATCACCCATCAAGTGTTTGTGCCATACCATctaaaactgaattttttacgCCCCCCAAGCCATATCACTTTTATGACCCTCCAAAGAGCCCACCTAGCCCAGCTGGGCATGGTTTTACTCTGGGTAATctattaattaatgtttaaaaGCCATTACATCGCCTGTTAAAATACAAAACCTAGCCCAAGCCCACTGCCAATAGGTCATCACTACTCAAAACTCCAGGTCCGAAGATGAATCCAAGCATTTGAACAGGGTTAAGAAGTAGAGGGTCAAAGCCAGTATACCCATTCATCATAATAATCTCTTATACACAAGTTCTCAGTAATCAATCAATGCGAAATTTGGATTGGGCATAGTAATTTACTTAAGCAATAGTTTGTAAGCGTATTTTAACAATAAGGGACAGGCTGAATTGCTGATATAACAGCTTTTGCAGTTGCAGTCAAGGTTGCAGTACTTGTAATACCAGTTATATCAACAATCTTAAATTCGATCTATGCCAAGTTGTTATAGGCAGACTGATTGCCATGCATTCAACATTTCCATTCAGATCCACACGATTTGGTATCAACAATGTACCTTCAATGCCAAATGCAGTAGCAATCTTTTCTGTTACGCTATACATCAAAAACCAACGAGACCAAGCGGATCCTACAATCTCAGGCCTCAAATTTGGTCAAATGGACATCATCACAGAGATTGAAAGTGTCACAAATATAGTTGTCAAAATTGCGATCTAAATCATAGGATTGCACGATTTTATAATCCCACATCACCAAAACGTTTAAGATTGCACTAGGattgtaaaaataataagattGTATGTAAGATCGTGTAAGATCATATGAGATCTTACCGATTCTACCAATCCtaccaaaatatcaatttttggtttttttattttttttttatttttttttttttatgagataaacttttggttttgataaaactttaagggtttttatttttctatgttgtaatgatatgactttttatttatttttatatataattatgttaacctaaacaaatattttctaatttctagttcacttgtaatcaaaataaaggaatacttcatcatttctaaatgaatAATTTATATTGGCTTTGCTACCTTTTAAactataatattattaaatttgtttgatcaatatactaatttgtgttataatattactcaaatgttttttttatatataattttatgtttttcttatatataattttattagtatgcttgtatttgtatattgattgattttttgaGCATGCTCTATAATAGTTAAGTGTGAAGTTGTATCTTGATCTGTTTTGCAATTCtaatatacaaatataaaatgtcTACATAGATAAACTAAATGATGATGATTAGGAGTTAGGACAGTGGTTATAAGAAACCTAAAACGGAAATAATTAAAGATTCACTTCACCTTAATATTCATCTTGCTTTTAGATTTCATATTTtagttagctagtttccatttgataacttattttgaattttaaacttggaacttggaaaatatttccatgtgttgataaatattttggtatttgattgctaattaaacatttattaaatttaaaacttaaatatatttatttcgTTAGTATAGATatagtgatgtaagacatgcaaattgcatcatatgatgcaaatatttgtttatttatggaTAAAATCACAATTTAGGTGATTATAcaacatacaaagtcattatcaatgtgtttattgttttaaattgaaaatatgtaagATCTTACGATTCACGATCCCACCTACTTCTcacgatcctacgtaggatcccaATTTTGACAATGTTAGTCACAAAAGTATAATAATGCAACCTACTATCTCAAACTTATGGAAATTAATTCCccaataaaaagaacaaaaaacaaaaatgaaatagttCCAAGGATGCTAGTGAGGTAGAAGAGCATCACACAGCACCACTGCACATTTTATAAATCTATTAGAACGATAatcattttacaacaaaagTTTGGATACCACCTTTGTGACAGCCAATTCCACTGCTGGGAAGTAGCATTCAGAACCACACCACCAACTTCGGTTAAAACTACTTCTGACAATGTCTAGAACATCCATACCCCAATGGAAACAATAACATGTTTACCAATGAGATCCCTGTAGGTGTATACTAGACACCCACATGAGATGAAACCAAgtaatttgaaataaatataGAAACAAACTACCCATGGAGCCTCACATACTATGAAGACTGCACTTAGAATGTTGTGCAACCCAAGGTAGAAAATTTAAAGcaaacaataatataaaatgaacTTCAGTCTGGCAAAGTACTATTCATTACTGAAGGCAAAATTTCAACCAATCAGGAGTCATTAGATTCTAAATAACCAGCCTTAACCAATAAACCAAAACCATATCCCACTTCTTTACAACAAAATTCTGAAAAGAACTGAATCaccaaattgaaaagaaataggCATTACCAACACAAGTGTGTACGATTCATCACTTCTCAAGTTTAAAACCGTTACAACCATACTTACCTAGATATTGGCCTCCTCTGCATTACGCCTACCTGACCAAGATCTGGACCCTGAAAATTTTTGGAATGAAATTTAAGCTAATGCTTGAATAGCAATGAAAAATCTGCAATACCCGCTAAACAACTCCAACATCTGCCACTACCCAACCAAAAACCTACTACATTTAAAAAACCACACCTTTCTGTGTGTTGTGCACTAATATTTGCACAGTttctaaaatttccaaaagcATTTTAATGCTTTTACATCTGCAGCCACAAAACCAGTCTGAAGATGTGTGGACCTTACCATGAATTGCACGAGAAGATTATGTATTTTCTATTAggtaggaaaaacaaaataaaccagAAATTAAATCTTTTTAGCTTGACTGGAGAGCAAGACAACTCACCACCCTTTAGTCCAGTATAATGATTTAGTATCGATTGTAGGCTTTCCCATAATCTTCACGCCTCTGACGCTGAAAGTCACTGAAATTTTCATTAGGCCTTGAATAATTTTCCATTGGGTTTGGGTATCGGCTTCTTGAATCCATGGCTAAATTGGCCCCAGCATAATGAGGGTTGGCCGAGGTACCATCATAGTCAGAATAACCATGCTGTTTATATCCTCCAAAACCAGAAGTGGGCATTGGTTGGCGTGGCTGCTGTTGACGTCTTTGGGCATCAAGTTGGAGAAACTCCTCCCACTGTTTTGCATGTGTTCCCCTCAGACTAGCCAGTTGCTTCATGTAGTTCTCTCTCATCTCCCTAATAGCCTTTTACCCGTAGAACCAATAGTTAGAAATCACAAGTTCGAAATCCACATATTATGCTGGGTGTGTTCAAAACAATTATAGTGTTCCTCAGTACAGCAGTGGGCATAGTAGATGACGGTAATATAAGAAACAAGACTTAAAtagcatttttatgttttacatctcctgtttctctctctttcagtttcatgaaaatttttagctttttttggtaatatatagATTCTCAACTCTGATCATTGAACTTCAGTATTAACCATGCTGCAAAACCCTTCCCCACAACATTTGCCACACTAGCAAGCACTAAGAATTCTATGGGCAGCAGAGTTAATTATGCTCcctcaaggaaaaagaaattgaacAAGAAAACATAAACATGCAAATTAAatcatctataatttttttggagGGGAGAGAGAAACCATTCAGaagctctttctttttatttttttttaattcataaattctttattacttatcacacagagagagagagacagacagCTAATTTAAAGATTAACCAATACAAAAAGATCCGTGGCACAATCAAAAACTCAGAAAGTATAAAAGTGGAGAGATTAAACAAAGAAGCAAAGCCCATGCTAGACACACACGGCATTTGCAATCCAAAAACTTGATTCACCCATGAGataaaacaagaacaaaaataaattcaagctGTTTCCTAGTTATTTATAAATCCAGACTTCATGAACTTCAATGAATTTAACAGATTAaaaattggttataaattttttttttttctaggtaaaTAGGGTGAGGGGGGCCGGTAGGGTTCAAACCTCAGTGCCCAGGCACAACAAGAGGTGCTGAGGTGCTGGAACCGCTGGGGTATCCCTCGCtggttataaaaatattattaagtaaAAGATGCAATTGGACTTGCCAGCAATAAAGCGTTCATTAGAAAAACTAATTgcgaagaaaaataaaaacttccaTATTCTCCAAAACGTCCACCAGTTAACACTCTGCAGATGTACACCAACACTACAAGATGGTTCTTACCTCACGATGTCTGtaattttcttcatcttcttccttgTCACGAATTCTTCCAAGTTCCATTGCATCCCTCTTATACTCCATCTCTAATCCTTCTAATGTCTGGGGGACAGCAGGGTAATCAAACTGACGTCCAGATTGCATATCAGATCCTCTTCTCTCATTATCCCATCCATCAGTTCTATAAGCACCCATGCTCTGATTATTACCATCATATGAATTATATGACTTGCCTGTGTAAGGAGGATGTGCTGGAGATTTTGAATTGCTTGAACGACCTCTAGCTCCATTATTACCATAagcttcatgaaatgaagagtCTGTTAAGCACTTGATTCAAGATGCTAACATAGATGGTAGCTTTAATTCAACATACTATCTTTATATTCACACAGTGAAATCATCCGTGGCAAAAGATCCAGATATGCTTTCAGTAAATAATTTCGTATTGGAGACAATCCGACCAATTCAGACCCACTCACGAAAGTTACTTCAGAATCGTACACAAAATGCTTGAACATAAGAACTTACCTCTTGCTGCAAACAAATGATAAGCAACAAGTAATTAAGGACACAGAAACAATGAAAAGGATATCCAACAACACATAGGAAACTATATAGGAACCTTAAAAAGGTTACAAATCATAAACATGAAATTACCAGCTTTCTATGGACGCCGTAAAGATATCCTATGCTGTCCCTACCTTGTGGAGAACCCCTTGAGAATTTCTGCAGATCATCACGAATACAGTCTTCCACAACCTTCTCCTGCCTGCCAAACCTCTGTTGGAACTGTGATGCATTCTGGGGACCAGAATAAGACCTTTGGGATTCAGAGCGTCGCATTCGTGCATCAACAGGGCTTCGCTCAGGTGACCTAGATCTTGCCATGTGGGAACTAGAAGATCCCCTTTGATCACCTTCATCCTTGATCATTTTGTGCACAGCATCCACACCTTTTGTCAAAATTAACCTATCCTTGCCACTGACAATAATAAatttctcctccatcttgatttTGCAGCCAAtatccttttcaattttttgaataactTTTTCTGAAAAAAGTGCCTTTACATGCTTTTCTCTAGCAGGTACCCTTTCAAAGAAATCTTGAGACTTGCGATTTGCTCCAAGAGTAGAGGGACACCCCTATAAATGAGCCAAACAGCATGGCGTTTAACcaggaaataaaaataaaataaaaaatctcctCTTCAAACACAAGTAATGTACTCATTAAAGTTCAACATATACAAAAGACTCAACAATATTCAATTAGTTTTACCTGTTCACTTGACTACAATGTCAATTCTACTAAAAGAAATGCgttgtatttattttcatgaCAGCTG
The sequence above is drawn from the Quercus lobata isolate SW786 chromosome 12, ValleyOak3.0 Primary Assembly, whole genome shotgun sequence genome and encodes:
- the LOC115971312 gene encoding uncharacterized protein LOC115971312 isoform X1, translating into MATRPDPDIDDDFSELYKEYTGPLGSATNNVQDKGKTNKRSQAGSDEEEEQRDPNAVPTDFTSREAKVWEAKSKATERIWKKRKEEEMICKICGESGHFTQGCPSTLGANRKSQDFFERVPAREKHVKALFSEKVIQKIEKDIGCKIKMEEKFIIVSGKDRLILTKGVDAVHKMIKDEGDQRGSSSSHMARSRSPERSPVDARMRRSESQRSYSGPQNASQFQQRFGRQEKVVEDCIRDDLQKFSRGSPQARAYGNNGARGRSSNSKSPAHPPYTGKSYNSYDGNNQSMGAYRTDGWDNERRGSDMQSGRQFDYPAVPQTLEGLEMEYKRDAMELGRIRDKEEDEENYRHREAIREMRENYMKQLASLRGTHAKQWEEFLQLDAQRRQQQPRQPMPTSGFGGYKQHGYSDYDGTSANPHYAGANLAMDSRSRYPNPMENYSRPNENFSDFQRQRREDYGKAYNRY
- the LOC115971312 gene encoding uncharacterized protein LOC115971312 isoform X3, with the translated sequence MEEKFIIVSGKDRLILTKGVDAVHKMIKDEGDQRGSSSSHMARSRSPERSPVDARMRRSESQRSYSGPQNASQFQQRFGRQEKVVEDCIRDDLQKFSRGSPQARAYGNNGARGRSSNSKSPAHPPYTGKSYNSYDGNNQSMGAYRTDGWDNERRGSDMQSGRQFDYPAVPQTLEGLEMEYKRDAMELGRIRDKEEDEENYRHREAIREMRENYMKQLASLRGTHAKQWEEFLQLDAQRRQQQPRQPMPTSGFGGYKQHGYSDYDGTSANPHYAGANLAMDSRSRYPNPMENYSRPNENFSDFQRQRREDYGKAYNRY
- the LOC115971312 gene encoding uncharacterized protein LOC115971312 isoform X2 is translated as MATRPDPDIDDDFSELYKEYTGPLGSATNNVQDKGKTNKRSQAGSDEEEEQRDPNAVPTDFTSREAKVWEAKSKATERIWKKRKEEEMICKICGESGHFTQGCPSTLGANRKSQDFFERVPAREKHVKALFSEKVIQKIEKDIGCKIKMEEKFIIVSGKDRLILTKGVDAVHKMIKDEGDQRGSSSSHMARSRSPERSPVDARMRRSESQRSYSGPQNASQFQQRFGRQEKVVEDCIRDDLQKFSRGSPQAYGNNGARGRSSNSKSPAHPPYTGKSYNSYDGNNQSMGAYRTDGWDNERRGSDMQSGRQFDYPAVPQTLEGLEMEYKRDAMELGRIRDKEEDEENYRHREAIREMRENYMKQLASLRGTHAKQWEEFLQLDAQRRQQQPRQPMPTSGFGGYKQHGYSDYDGTSANPHYAGANLAMDSRSRYPNPMENYSRPNENFSDFQRQRREDYGKAYNRY